In Halovivax gelatinilyticus, the following are encoded in one genomic region:
- a CDS encoding nitrous oxide reductase accessory protein NosL has protein sequence MDDTHSTRPDPTRPITRRTVLTGVTVAGLAAVAGCLDDSDDPVSDPITIEPEMACDNCTMEIGNYRGPAGQSFYDEPEPILETDEDRPAQFCSSRCTYGFTFDHESQAEPTVVYLTDYSSVDWEVVTGGDAPEISRHLDAETFADPAELTLVVDSDVHGAMGRSLIGFSDPDDAESFQDEHGGDRYEHDEITPELLQSLMG, from the coding sequence ATGGACGACACACATTCAACGCGGCCGGACCCAACCAGACCGATCACTCGACGGACAGTTCTCACCGGCGTGACGGTTGCGGGTCTAGCCGCAGTCGCCGGCTGTCTGGACGATTCGGACGACCCCGTTTCTGACCCGATCACGATCGAACCGGAAATGGCCTGTGACAACTGTACGATGGAGATCGGAAACTATCGCGGACCGGCCGGTCAGTCGTTCTACGACGAGCCCGAGCCGATCCTCGAAACCGACGAAGACCGCCCGGCGCAGTTCTGCAGTTCGCGATGTACCTACGGATTCACGTTCGATCACGAATCTCAGGCCGAGCCCACCGTCGTCTACCTGACGGACTACTCGAGCGTCGACTGGGAGGTCGTCACCGGCGGCGACGCACCCGAGATCAGTCGCCACCTGGACGCAGAGACGTTCGCGGATCCGGCGGAACTGACCCTGGTCGTCGACAGCGACGTCCACGGGGCGATGGGTCGATCCCTGATCGGCTTCTCGGATCCGGACGACGCCGAGTCGTTTCAGGACGAACACGGCGGCGATCGCTACGAACACGACGAAATCACGCCGGAACTGCTCCAGTCGTTGATGGGGTAG
- a CDS encoding universal stress protein: protein MYDRILLTTDLSLGVDDAIEHAIDAATRYDATVYVLYVIDADAYSSYPGDEYVHEFEGLETALERAGTDAVDAIAERATAAGVETKTATRHGVPHEEILAFADETDIDLVVVGSKTRSGEYRRLLGSVANRVATMAEQPVTIVKTRVDDSA, encoded by the coding sequence ATGTACGACCGAATACTACTCACGACGGATTTGAGTCTCGGTGTCGACGACGCGATCGAGCACGCGATCGACGCCGCGACGCGGTACGACGCTACCGTTTACGTACTGTACGTAATCGACGCAGACGCCTACAGTTCGTACCCCGGGGACGAGTACGTCCACGAATTCGAAGGGCTCGAAACGGCGCTCGAACGTGCCGGAACGGACGCCGTCGACGCGATCGCCGAGCGAGCGACGGCTGCCGGGGTCGAGACGAAAACCGCGACCCGTCACGGGGTTCCCCACGAGGAGATCCTCGCGTTCGCCGACGAGACCGATATCGACCTCGTCGTGGTCGGTTCCAAAACGCGGTCGGGTGAGTATCGACGCCTTCTGGGGAGCGTTGCAAATCGCGTTGCAACCATGGCCGAGCAACCGGTGACGATCGTAAAGACGCGCGTCGACGATTCGGCGTGA